The following nucleotide sequence is from Nothobranchius furzeri strain GRZ-AD chromosome 6, NfurGRZ-RIMD1, whole genome shotgun sequence.
ctaaacgtgaaaatggtcttctgCCCCACTTCCTGCATCAGCCGCTGACTGAAGATAGACGGGGaaacgctcagattagaaaatcCTGTCAGGTCTCCGTcacattgaaaatgaaagttaACGGACTCGCCCATCTTTGCTCACGAcgggaaacagcagagcacgtctcaactagtagaagctaactgttagcattagctactttgCAACACAATAGAGCTCCTCCAGgcgtgtgttgtttgtggagtgaaaacatcaatgttgcaaagcaaacagcgtcagtggtagagtcgcgatgCTGTTAgtcatcagaggcgagatgtgcaAATATCAAGAAGACTCTGAAACCTGCCAAGGCTGCCAGCTGTAGAAGTCTTCCACGAGCGAGAGCGGGTGGGGTGGCTCGTGCCGCCCCCATCTGCTGTCCGGAGGGGGGGTTGTTGCCGTTTCTGCGTATTTGGAGGTGTGGCATCAGCAGGTGGGAACGGGGTCAGATGCGCGTGTCTTAACGCtcggtgcgtgagagttggcagccctgaccTGCCATTTCCTGCTCACCTcaccacttctacttcctgaaacaggcgcgcCAGAGCGTTTGTCCCCAcagagagaccactgcaaatgtattggaaaatgagtgaacttggtctttaataaaaACTTCCAACTCTCCTGATGCATTCCAGAGTGCTCTGGAGAGTCGGAAGAACTCTAAAATGAGCGGCAGACCCAACAGCAGTGCTCTGACTGGGGTGCTTTCAGCCAAACAaggtcagaaaactcattttaagACTTCTTTCTTGCTTTTGTTAATGGTCTGTAAAAGGCTCTGGTGCATATTTAGTGAAAACCTAATGGGTTTTTGCAGTGAAGGAGCTGTTGCTGTCGGAGGAAAATGGTTGCAGTTTGCCTGTGACTCCTCAGTCCATCTCTGACCTGAAATCTCTGGCCACAGCTCTGCTGGAAACGATCCATGAGAAGAACATGGTGATCCAGCACCAACGGCAGATCAACAAGTACAGACACTCGTACTGAGCTTCATGTTGTAGGATCAATAAATGGATTTATTCTGACACATTCATTATATATTTCTCATTAGGATACTTGGGAATCGAGTATCCGAGCTGGAAAAGAAGCTCAAAACTCTTGAGATGTCTGGATTATGGAGCCTTCCAGGTGGATAGAAGTGTCTCAGTGACACATTTTTGTCTCTGGGCTTTGATCTGAACTCTGCTTACAATCATTTCTTCTTCTCCTGATCTGTTTTTCTTCTTGCTACCTGGAGGCCTGACTTATAATGTATCCCTGGGGGTATTTGGAAGTATGTTCCACCAATAATCAAACTTTGAATCTTCATTTCTTCTCGATTTTCcaaaatgtatacatttttatgtCGTTTTATGCTTTTAAGTGTTTAAGACAAAAGATTTGCTTTGGATGTTTTTGTGATACTAGGAGGGAAAGACGCCATCatcctgaacacacacaaacctgAACAAGTGGAATTTCCTGGACAAGAAGGTGAATATTCAATGCtgatctgtgtttttctgtctttaCTCGTCTGGTGCGTCGTGGTTGCAGACGTTTAATGTCCGTTCTGTTCTTGCAGGTGTAAACGATTCTGAAAACACTGAGAAAAACTTTCCAAATGTTCCAAACCTGGTCAGTGAATCCTCAGCGGTGAGCGATTTTCAGGAAGATGCATCGTCACCATCTGTTAGGGAAAGATCGCAGCAGAACGAGTCTGAGGAAGAGCCAGCTTACCCTCAAGCTGAAATTATAATCGATGAAGAGCCTCATGAAAGTAATCAATCACAAGCCAAAAATGATTCCGCTGCTTCATCAGCGGAGGATGCGTGTCTCAGTGGCTCCACCCCTGATGTGGCAGACCTGGGGGAGGTCCATCCAGCATCAGATCTCTGCCAGAGCTCTGAGAGCTCTCAGCCAGTCAGACAAGGAGATGAATCCGAAGAAAGCACTGGAGAACTGGAAAATGTCAAAATTTCTATCACGAAATACGAATTTAATGAGCGAGGTTTACACACGGTCGTctcagaacagcagcaggaggtccTCCAGTCGAAGCAGGAGGTGGATATCGGTGACAGTCGGGATGCACAAAGTCTTCCAGGAGACGATCACCTGTTCCGTGGCGATTAGAGAATGAGATATCAAACAACTTTTCCTGCCGTCCTTCCAGTAGCTTCACATGTAAAACTGCACGTCCAGCACAGGGAAAAAAAAAGCCACACATCCTGTCTGCAGGACTTCCAAACAGCACGTCTGTGTGTCATCAGCTCCTCAGCACAAAAGATGGAACACAACCGCCGCCGCAGCAGATTTACTTCTGAAAATCACAGAAGAAGCTGGAAAATGAAGAGTCATTCTGTAATTGTATTAAATTGTGATTTTAACTTTAAACTCTAGGTACACAGATTAAAGTTTAGTTTCAtagagaaacaaacaaaaagaaaccaattcaaagtgatggttttatttattagtaaagtttttgtttaatttatttattgtgtaAAATCCAAGAAATTTGATATTAACAGAAACTTAGCTGCATCAAACATTATTGAAGGTATCTATTTATTTTCATATTAAACAAAAACATCCGAGCATTTTTTACAATTACCATTTGATGTTTTTAATTTTCGTTTGAAAGGGAATTTTGTCATGAAATTGTATCTAAAATATGTACAGATGTTATTTTCACACATTTCTAAGCACTGCTTCATCACATAATGTTTAATTCATTAAAGTTATTTAAGAACCTTCTGTGTCTCATGCTGCCATCGTTTAAAGGTTTTATCCAGAAGAAGTATTTGTTGCAAAACAGGAATTTTGTTGGGGAAAAAACTCAGGACTGCATGTTTACGCAGAGTcacaacagtcattcacacacacacacactggtgttgatgagctacatcgtagccacagctgccctgaagcGCACCAAAGGAAGCGAGGCTGTCCAACACTGGTGCCATCGGCTCTTCTGACCACCAACAGCAGTAAGTGAGCGTccttcccaaggacacaacagactgAATTGGACATTGTagtcatttttacattttatttaaaatgtaaaaattcaGCCTAAAACTAAATAAcgcgccctcttcaggttaaaactacaCTGAATTTGAATCCACCATTGTTGATGGCTGAGGGGtacaaagtgacgttgcagatatATTATTTGGCTGCACTGGACGGCAGCCGAGTCTCGGACACGCCATCAGCCGATATGAAACTACGGCTCAGAGCTGCTTGCCTCTTTAACAGAGTGTCCTTCCTTTCTAGTGAACAAGGTGAAAGGAGTCATCCAGACTTTTAAAACAAGAAATGTGACCGAAGCTTCAAGAGTTCCCCCAGTAAGCTGTCATTAATCTGGGGTTCATTGTGCCGTGTTGCTGGGGTGTGTTTACTGGAGCCATGCTGCTAAATAAGGACGTGACCATTAAACAAAGGTCATCCTTTATTCAACTTTTAAATGTAACATCTCTTATTGCATTAATGCAGGATGTGATTTGTTCCATATGTTTATAGGAGTCTAATACAAATCTGTCATGCACAAATACATCAACAATGTCCTCATTAAAACCACCACTAAAGTGGTTTTTGGCTTAACGCttacattttcctgtctcagccgcAAATCCTCTGCTCGTCTGCCCAACTGTTGCAAACAGCAGGATGAGGCCAGTTTGCAACATCAACCAGTCATCATATAAAATGGGAACAACAACAAAAGTGttgaatttgtgtttttttttaagtaacaAATTGACTCAGAAATGTAACAAGCATCCCAGTGACCCATACTGGTCCAAAGCAACGCTGCACTTTTATATCTGAGGTAATAAAGTGACAATTTGCAAATAATACATCTAAAAAATGATCTATTACAcacatatttaaaaatatatatacttttttattatttaaatgcaATCATACAGCTAatctttctgtgtttaaaaaagtatATAATTTCCAAATTTTTTTGTTAGCAACTGATGCAAAGTGCATTTTGATCATAATGTTAAAATTCCTAAAAAGTCATTGTgacgtcatcattttaaaaatatatacaaaTATTGTACTTACTATAGGCTAGCATAATTATAAAAATACTCTATTTTTTCACATGACATAAATAATGATAGATGTTTCTTTCATTATAATGTCAAAAACAGTTTTTTGTAGTTATTTCACAATGAATTACTTCATGAAATATGAAACTAATAAAATATTTAGTATTTTTTACGATTTAAAGGCACCATAAATTTATTATTggatttttaaattaaataaagtGCTATGAAAATAAGTGATACTGTTATTTTTGTAAACGTTTAAAATTGCACAAAAATAACATAAAATTAAAAGTTTTTAATATGCATCCTAATGCCATCCAtccgtcgcgggggcagtagcctaaggcgagaggcccagaccatccccagccacttggccagctcctccgggggaatcccaaggctttcccatgccaggtgagagacatggtccctccatcggtaccccatactcccggagtaccccccacagggccccctgaggggcgcggtcaaacgccttctccaaatccacaaaacacatgtagactggttgggcaaagtcccacgcaccctccaggatccccctaagggtatagagttggtccagtgttccacggccaggaccaaaaccacattgctcctccagaatctgaggttcaacaatccgatggaccctcctctccagaacccctgaatagaccttacaagGGAGGCTATtcctaatgattatttttaaagtaATTTTACACTCTGTCATTCTTTAAGTGCTTAGGACGACAATCTAAACAATTAGGGACTTTTTGGTCTATAAAAATAAAATCTACGGTCTGTATTTTGGGAATCCTGAGGCCCTTAGATTCCTAAACCTGTGTTTGGATGTCCACCATCAACACTGCGAGTGCTGACACACAGAGCAAAAGGGCTGGGAGCCAGAGTCAGGCCGAAGCGACCATGCAGAGATGGGCGAGGTTTTCCATCCGGGAGTCTGAATCTGAAGGCCTGCAGTAACCCGGTGACCGTCAGGAAGAGCTCCATTTTAGCCAGCTGCTCACCCATGCACACCCGACGACCTTGGAGATACACGAGGGACATCATTAGATCTCTACACATAAATAAACATGTCTACAGATTGTTGCAGGCAAAGAGCGGAGTACCAATCCCAAATGGTATGAAGAACTCCTTCCTGAGCAGTTTCCCATCATTGTCCAGGAACCGTTTGGGATTGAAAGTGTCGGGGTCGTCCCACACAGTTGCATCTCTATGGACTGAGTACAGGTTGGGCAAAATAACCGTTCCCTTTGGAATAGTAAAGCCTCTGAACTctaaaaacataacaaaaacagACTTTTTGATAGGAATGGATCATGAGCGATGTTCATTTCCTCTAAGATTCAATGCATCTGTCTAGATGAGAAGTGCTGATGGTCAGGTTTTTGTTAATCACCCGTTGTCTCTGAGACCATGTGAGGAATGCTGAGTGGCACCACCACAGCCAGACGCTGCACTTCCATGATGGCGGCTTCAGTAAAAGGCAAACTTCCTTTATCCGTCATAGACGGGACTCGTCTGCCCACAATTTCATCAATCTCTGCCTGGACTTTGTCTacaatcaaaaacaaacaaaacaaatctgTTATAATGAATTAACTAATCATTTCTTTAACGTGAGCACAAATCACAAGTGTTTCCGGAACACATAAAGCAAACCACAAGAAAGTTAAAATtatatttaagaaaaaaaaatctaaaaattcaAGAATGAGATTGCCAGACTGTCTGAAACGTGGTTAACGTGAGCGGCCCTAAAACCAGGACGTTTTGGTCACAGCAGTTTCCAAAGCTGATCTACAGTAACTCACTTTATTAAAAAGTTGCataaatataaacacacacacacacacacacacacacacacatttactttaCATATAAATAGGTATATTGTGTAGCGCTGGTATTGAACTAAACTGTTAATGCTGCAATGGTAaattctgcaaaacaagctagcttttaaagggatattccacaccTAAGTGAAATTTGGTCTAGTTCCGAGTTAGATTAGTgggaaaaaagcattttgtaaccagtgcagtaattctcctgatctggcagcaCTCTGTCTGCCTTAGCTTAGcgtaaacaatggaagtgaatagcaggaactagcattttgtgtgcaaaagtcattaaaatgacccaataatgataccaattattcctgCTGAGCTTAATAATCATGTCGGCTGCAAGTGAAAAGTAAAAAGTAACACGAAGGATTTGCAGGagacgatttagacttgggactacattacgacaaagcaCCGCTGTAAGCCGATGCCTCATGACTGAGAGATGGCGACTGACTGTATACATTTGTCTAAAGTTGAAAAACTACAAATTACATAAACTTATGTTACATATTTTCCCCTCaggaattaataaagtattttttatttgttaACATATAAATTTGTTTTACTAAATAAAATCTGCCTGTGTGACCTCAATAAAATACAGGAACACAGCATGTGCCATCCTCTAGACATTATCTAACGGACAAGGAACTCTGTTGCATGTTGCAAATCAAAATTTATATTAATGAGCAGTTTTCACTCAGCTGCATTGAGAAACCTTTGTAGACCTGACGGTGGATATCTGGAATACATGCGATGAAGTCAAAATGGATTAACTGTTACACAAGTCATCAAAAATTAATAATCAGTCAATGAAAGTTGCACAGTCTGTTTATCCGGGATGCCCAGGGTCATGTTGATGTGCGGTGTGTAAAGTCCAAACCACTTCAACTACTGTTGCTTTTACCTTGAACATCAGGATATAAGGCCAAATAGAGCAGAGTCCATAAAACTGAATTGGTTGTGGTGTCAGTGCCAGCAATGAAGAGATCTCCAATGATATAAAAGAGATAATCCTCATTGAAGCTGCTGTTCTCCTCTCCTGCAGCATGCTGCGCCAACATCTCAATAAAGTACATGTCTGCGAGATCCCTCGGCTTTTCCGGATCCAGAGTCTTGCGATGATTAGTGATAATCCTCTTGAGGAATACTGTGATGTCTCTTTCTACCTGCCGCAGCTCTTTGAAGACCCCAAAAGGCAAATAGTAGAGCAGAGGGAAGGCATTGATGAGGACTGCGGGGCTGTTGATGCAGATCTCCAACCCACGTGACATCAGGCCGAGGATGGCACGAAACTCGGGGTCCTCGGGGTGGAAACGCTGGCCCAGTATCATCGAGCAGATGACGTTTGACACGGCATTGCTGATCAGAGGATGTAAGTTCACACCTGCATCTCCATGCTCTTTGTTCAGTCTCAGGAGCTCTGCTTTGATGGTGACCAGACCTCGCTGAATGCAAGGCTCCAAACTCAACTTTCCGAGGCCAAAGTTTCGGAGAGTACTGTGGCAGAACTTACGTTGCTTTCTCCACACTTGTCCATAGGGTGCAAAGACTATTcctgaaattaaacaaaaaaatggaAACGGCTTAATGTGTCTTAGAAAACTTCACTAAATGTTAGCTACCGAGAAAAAGCAAATTATAAAAACCTTCTTTTTAAAACAGATCACAAAGATTTattgattcaataaataaaactCAGGTTCATTAAGTATAAATTATTGGTACGCATATCTTCTGAACATATTCAGCCTGCATATATTTAtgtgaaacatggtggtggcatTATAATAGTTTGGGGCTGCATCTGTGTAGCTGAACCAAGATTTATTTGACACTTTAACCAAAGTAAGTGCAGTCTAAATGTGAGTGTTTAGTGTTTCACACTTTAAAATGTGAAATGAAAAAGTTGGGAATCAATTGCGAGCAACGCACCAAAATACCCAAGCTCGTCCATCCGAGGTATTTTCGTATTCGAATGTGAAAATTGCGAAAGGGTAATTCCTACTAAATCTTTAACTCCCTTCAACTCCTTAATCAGCTTGAATTTTAAAgataaaatgacttcctatctctgctccttcaaaggcagttcgaaatctcggtgtgattgatgaacacctgacctttaaagatcatgttgcctctgttgctcgttcatgatgctttgcgctgtataacatacgaaagatcagaccatacctgacacaacatgccacccagctcctggtgcaatctactgtcatctccctcctccattactgcaacgcccttctaactggtcttccagcctgtactgtgagacctcttcaaatggtccagaactcagCGGCACGTctcgtcttcaatcagccaaaaagagcacacgtcacccctctgttcattgagctccactggctaccactagaagcacgcatcaaattcaaattgctaacactagcatacaaagtctgagatggtacggctcccatctacctgaatcctcttgcgaaggcttacgtctcggcccggccgctccggtcatcacaggatcgtcggctagcggtgcctacaccacgctcatgacaatccagactcttctcatgcatcgttccacaaatgtggaatgacctaccaagcaccaccaggacagcggcttccttttcaattttcaagaaactcctgaagaccctgctcttcagagagcatcttctaaactagcaccctccctgcacccgtccccaccTCTAtcatccactccttgttccctcctctccatgactgatgtcaagttgttgttgttattgttgttgttagcctcaagggcaacatgccgatcatcacttgtaagtcgctttggacaaaagcgtctgctaaatacataaacataaacagaaaatacttaaagagcaagtaacgtctaaattaacttttttttgctgatgaactgtataaatgagtgtctaatagtgttttaaatgtgtgtattcattattttagcattttggtgcattttcttaaaaaattaaaaattctgcctaaataccacagtatagctccaccttcagcttaaaacatagaatttgactcattttgaataaattttagccaatggctaaagagtaagatactacgtaatccagtagagtactacgtagcagctctgtgtcaacgttataaaagcatcgggagtctcggccacgccttgtggcgagttgggagttggatttgcatgagagtgtaggaggctagccgtagttcagcattagcatatagcattagcataccctagtctttagcatagcttttagtgttatacatacttatttagtgttagcttggctgttggatattgtagtttagttactgtttggctgttagtgtaattaggaaagtagttcgggtttagtgctccatatcgtgttagcatggtgagattgtgtagtgtagtatggttgcggagctctgtcgggttgcactcctttccgctggacttagaaattaggcgccagtggttgcgtgtctggaaaagattcagctcccgcctggtgctgtagtttgcaaccagcattttacccgcgattctgcacgtctccgttccaagagggaggctgtgcccaccgtggctcttccgcgatttagatgcagcccaccgactctgctcccccaccatgacgggctccagtctgaggtgagtaagctaaataaacgttttaacatcttctaaagacaatttcctacctaaatgcaaagtttgagagacgtggttcactccatttagctaatatcagtctgcactgccttcgggctattttgtcaagttcccaaaatgtggaacgggatgtaaggttagaatcagcggcgaatcggaacatatctcgaagccctggccgacaaaacggtccacatgactgtcaggctcagagaaaattcgggttgtttttgtgtcagtcggtaattcagcaacagtgactctaaactgacgcagcactagttgacagacagcgttacagcgtgaaatctagcacagcgtgacccggttccgtgaggaattctgttcaagaggtcgcatttcagggtctccacatcatatgtgactgacttttactttataataacatcacacactaggaatgttataaagcgcctatatgggacagtttcttttgtattttatctgactttataaacatcaatgtgcttctattttttttcaggctaaatctacccaagacactggctgtcagactgatttagtaatctgcaagaatgcacttgtccaggctgacgtggtgttacccgtagcaaaggtgaattatttttaataatcttctatgtaaacattttattaccttctagttttaatttgttttacagattgttacaagtgattttatgctcttttaaacatttataaatgtgctgcttctttgtttttatagagctcacagcctcagtgtcttgtgacacagggaccatgacagaaattcatcttccagaaggtcccagagcatccacacctcctgaaaagaccacggtgtgaggtgtctgctgttgattccagcttccacctcagtgacagtgcaagctcagtgaactgttcaaggtaaaaaaaattaaaacatttctgaatttttaagatatt
It contains:
- the LOC107375261 gene encoding coiled-coil domain-containing protein 149 isoform X2, producing the protein MDSTRRSESDWQGLLSEFLVCKRKLESKKDALLILSKELDTCQQERDQYKLMANQLRERHQALKKKYRELIDGDPSLPPEKRNQVNLAQLLRDSREKNSQLSDEAKELKQRLVEAQGDNKLLRMTITKQRLGDEDVGVRHFPAHEREDLVKQLEQAREQNEVLEHSVKSLTDELQDVRAERDVFQQKAHRLNVEMNQILGNDEIRILDIDALCMENRYLHERLKQFQEEVNLLKSNLVKYKSALESRKNSKMSGRPNSSALTGVLSAKQVKELLLSEENGCSLPVTPQSISDLKSLATALLETIHEKNMVIQHQRQINKILGNRVSELEKKLKTLEMSGLWSLPGLTYNVSLGVFGRGKDAIILNTHKPEQVEFPGQEGVNDSENTEKNFPNVPNLVSESSAVSDFQEDASSPSVRERSQQNESEEEPAYPQAEIIIDEEPHESNQSQAKNDSAASSAEDACLSGSTPDVADLGEVHPASDLCQSSESSQPVRQGDESEESTGELENVKISITKYEFNERGLHTVVSEQQQEVLQSKQEVDIGDSRDAQSLPGDDHLFRGD
- the LOC107375261 gene encoding coiled-coil domain-containing protein 149 isoform X3, yielding MDSTRRSESDWQGLLSEFLVCKRKLESKKDALLILSKELDTCQQERDQYKLMANQLRERHQALKKKYRELIDGDPSLPPEKRNQVSPSQVNLAQLLRDSREKNSQLSDEAKELKQRLVEAQGDNKLLRMTITKQRLGDEDVGVRHFPAHEREDLVKQLEQAREQNEVLEHSVKSLTDELQDVRAERDVFQQKAHRLNVEMNQILGNDEIRILDIDALCMENRYLHERLKQFQEEVNLLKSNLVKYKSALESRKNSKMSGRPNSSALTGVLSAKQVKELLLSEENGCSLPVTPQSISDLKSLATALLETIHEKNMVIQHQRQINKILGNRVSELEKKLKTLEMSGLWSLPGGKDAIILNTHKPEQVEFPGQEGVNDSENTEKNFPNVPNLVSESSAVSDFQEDASSPSVRERSQQNESEEEPAYPQAEIIIDEEPHESNQSQAKNDSAASSAEDACLSGSTPDVADLGEVHPASDLCQSSESSQPVRQGDESEESTGELENVKISITKYEFNERGLHTVVSEQQQEVLQSKQEVDIGDSRDAQSLPGDDHLFRGD
- the LOC107375261 gene encoding coiled-coil domain-containing protein 149 isoform X6, whose product is MDSTRRSESDWQGLLSEDGDPSLPPEKRNQVNLAQLLRDSREKNSQLSDEAKELKQRLVEAQGDNKLLRMTITKQRLGDEDVGVRHFPAHEREDLVKQLEQAREQNEVLEHSVKSLTDELQDVRAERDVFQQKAHRLNVEMNQILGNDEIRILDIDALCMENRYLHERLKQFQEEVNLLKSNLVKYKSALESRKNSKMSGRPNSSALTGVLSAKQVKELLLSEENGCSLPVTPQSISDLKSLATALLETIHEKNMVIQHQRQINKILGNRVSELEKKLKTLEMSGLWSLPGLTYNVSLGVFGRGKDAIILNTHKPEQVEFPGQEGVNDSENTEKNFPNVPNLVSESSAVSDFQEDASSPSVRERSQQNESEEEPAYPQAEIIIDEEPHESNQSQAKNDSAASSAEDACLSGSTPDVADLGEVHPASDLCQSSESSQPVRQGDESEESTGELENVKISITKYEFNERGLHTVVSEQQQEVLQSKQEVDIGDSRDAQSLPGDDHLFRGD
- the LOC107375261 gene encoding coiled-coil domain-containing protein 149 isoform X4, whose product is MDSTRRSESDWQGLLSEFLVCKRKLESKKDALLILSKELDTCQQERDQYKLMANQLRERHQALKKKYRELIDGDPSLPPEKRNQVNLAQLLRDSREKNSQLSDEAKELKQRLVEAQGDNKLLRMTITKQRLGDEDVGVRHFPAHEREDLVKQLEQAREQNEVLEHSVKSLTDELQDVRAERDVFQQKAHRLNVEMNQILGNDEIRILDIDALCMENRYLHERLKQFQEEVNLLKSNLVKYKSALESRKNSKMSGRPNSSALTGVLSAKQVKELLLSEENGCSLPVTPQSISDLKSLATALLETIHEKNMVIQHQRQINKILGNRVSELEKKLKTLEMSGLWSLPGGKDAIILNTHKPEQVEFPGQEGVNDSENTEKNFPNVPNLVSESSAVSDFQEDASSPSVRERSQQNESEEEPAYPQAEIIIDEEPHESNQSQAKNDSAASSAEDACLSGSTPDVADLGEVHPASDLCQSSESSQPVRQGDESEESTGELENVKISITKYEFNERGLHTVVSEQQQEVLQSKQEVDIGDSRDAQSLPGDDHLFRGD
- the LOC107375261 gene encoding coiled-coil domain-containing protein 149 isoform X5, giving the protein MDSTRRSESDWQGLLSEDGDPSLPPEKRNQVSPSQVNLAQLLRDSREKNSQLSDEAKELKQRLVEAQGDNKLLRMTITKQRLGDEDVGVRHFPAHEREDLVKQLEQAREQNEVLEHSVKSLTDELQDVRAERDVFQQKAHRLNVEMNQILGNDEIRILDIDALCMENRYLHERLKQFQEEVNLLKSNLVKYKSALESRKNSKMSGRPNSSALTGVLSAKQVKELLLSEENGCSLPVTPQSISDLKSLATALLETIHEKNMVIQHQRQINKILGNRVSELEKKLKTLEMSGLWSLPGLTYNVSLGVFGRGKDAIILNTHKPEQVEFPGQEGVNDSENTEKNFPNVPNLVSESSAVSDFQEDASSPSVRERSQQNESEEEPAYPQAEIIIDEEPHESNQSQAKNDSAASSAEDACLSGSTPDVADLGEVHPASDLCQSSESSQPVRQGDESEESTGELENVKISITKYEFNERGLHTVVSEQQQEVLQSKQEVDIGDSRDAQSLPGDDHLFRGD
- the cyp2u1 gene encoding cytochrome P450 2U1 produces the protein MDSLSLLEHASNFALSPSNMFVPLLLFLLVYHVVMFYQKQRGMYGNIPPGPKPWPVIGNFGGFFIPPAISRRFQLLPRSVMEALTSQANVYGNIYSLFVGSQLLVVLNGFEVVKDALSNHPEVFSDRPDVPAISILTKRKGIVFAPYGQVWRKQRKFCHSTLRNFGLGKLSLEPCIQRGLVTIKAELLRLNKEHGDAGVNLHPLISNAVSNVICSMILGQRFHPEDPEFRAILGLMSRGLEICINSPAVLINAFPLLYYLPFGVFKELRQVERDITVFLKRIITNHRKTLDPEKPRDLADMYFIEMLAQHAAGEENSSFNEDYLFYIIGDLFIAGTDTTTNSVLWTLLYLALYPDVQDKVQAEIDEIVGRRVPSMTDKGSLPFTEAAIMEVQRLAVVVPLSIPHMVSETTEFRGFTIPKGTVILPNLYSVHRDATVWDDPDTFNPKRFLDNDGKLLRKEFFIPFGIGRRVCMGEQLAKMELFLTVTGLLQAFRFRLPDGKPRPSLHGRFGLTLAPSPFALCVSTRSVDGGHPNTGLGI
- the LOC107375261 gene encoding coiled-coil domain-containing protein 149 isoform X1, whose amino-acid sequence is MDSTRRSESDWQGLLSEFLVCKRKLESKKDALLILSKELDTCQQERDQYKLMANQLRERHQALKKKYRELIDGDPSLPPEKRNQVSPSQVNLAQLLRDSREKNSQLSDEAKELKQRLVEAQGDNKLLRMTITKQRLGDEDVGVRHFPAHEREDLVKQLEQAREQNEVLEHSVKSLTDELQDVRAERDVFQQKAHRLNVEMNQILGNDEIRILDIDALCMENRYLHERLKQFQEEVNLLKSNLVKYKSALESRKNSKMSGRPNSSALTGVLSAKQVKELLLSEENGCSLPVTPQSISDLKSLATALLETIHEKNMVIQHQRQINKILGNRVSELEKKLKTLEMSGLWSLPGLTYNVSLGVFGRGKDAIILNTHKPEQVEFPGQEGVNDSENTEKNFPNVPNLVSESSAVSDFQEDASSPSVRERSQQNESEEEPAYPQAEIIIDEEPHESNQSQAKNDSAASSAEDACLSGSTPDVADLGEVHPASDLCQSSESSQPVRQGDESEESTGELENVKISITKYEFNERGLHTVVSEQQQEVLQSKQEVDIGDSRDAQSLPGDDHLFRGD